From the genome of Streptomyces sp. NBC_01116, one region includes:
- a CDS encoding MOSC domain-containing protein — protein MTYGTVTTVSSSDGHTFSKESRDSVTLLAGLGVEGDAHAGERVKHRSRVAQDPTQPNLRQVHLIHEELFTELADAGFTVAPGELGENLTTRGIDLLALPTGTLLRIGDDAVVEVTGLRNPCLQIEGFQEGLLKQVVGRDATGAVVRKAGVMSVVRRGGVVRPGDTVAAELPAGPHHPLERV, from the coding sequence ATGACGTACGGAACGGTCACGACGGTCAGCAGCAGTGACGGGCACACGTTCAGCAAGGAGAGCCGGGACAGCGTGACGCTGCTCGCCGGCCTCGGCGTCGAGGGCGACGCACACGCGGGCGAGAGGGTCAAGCACCGGTCCCGGGTCGCGCAGGACCCCACCCAGCCCAATCTGCGGCAGGTCCACCTGATCCACGAGGAGCTGTTCACGGAGCTGGCCGACGCCGGATTCACCGTGGCTCCCGGAGAGCTGGGCGAGAACCTCACCACCCGGGGCATCGACCTCCTGGCCCTCCCCACCGGCACGCTTCTGAGGATCGGCGACGACGCGGTCGTCGAGGTCACCGGCCTGCGCAATCCCTGCCTCCAGATCGAGGGCTTCCAGGAGGGGCTGCTGAAGCAGGTCGTCGGCCGGGACGCGACGGGCGCGGTCGTCCGCAAGGCGGGTGTCATGAGCGTGGTCCGCCGGGGCGGGGTGGTCCGCCCGGGCGACACGGTCGCCGCCGAACTCCCCGCGGGCCCGCACCACCCGCTGGAACGCGTCTGA